A genomic window from Brassica oleracea var. oleracea cultivar TO1000 chromosome C8, BOL, whole genome shotgun sequence includes:
- the LOC106309138 gene encoding uncharacterized protein LOC106309138 codes for MGDAKVLVEMELDRDFPKIIALDDKQGNIFLVNVEYTWIPSMCERCGNLGHKAKRCLLTSKPVNANLVTSTAASDTLVIQNQNLSNDLDDQALILPSQQPDVVTVQAVTSGPSDHSDFQHETENSLFATLSPSSSHSQQEKPATPPRSVSTLSTLVDSQSTPTDTQIMEPFPSTIINNEALETSVVGPLTPPPIHCAFESPSRFTVLGDVDEVETEPSSSFNLTRGGRESKPPIKYQSLEWKTVRGRGKHGRRGRGSSH; via the exons ATGGGTGATGCAAAGGTTTTAGTCGAGATGGAGCTGGATAGAGATTTCCCCAAGATTATTGCACTTGATGATAAACAAGGAAACATATTTCTTGTCAATGTTGAATACACGTGGATTCCATCTATGTGCGAGAGGTGTGGAAATCTTGGCCACAAAGCGAAGCGGTGTCTTTTGACTTCTAAGCCG GTCAATGCTAACCTCGTCACCTCTACTGCAGCATCTGATACTCTTGTGATTCAGAATCAGAATCTGAGCAATGACTTAGATGATCAAGCGTTAATTCTCCCCAGCCAGCAACCAGATGTGGTGACTGTTCAAGCCGTTACATCGGGTCCCTCAGATCATTCCGACTTTCAACATGAAACAGAAAACAGTCTGTTTGCAACTTTATCACCTTCTTCTTCTCACTCTCAACAAGAGAAGCCTGCTACTCCACCAAGGTCAGTAAGCACTTTATCCACATTAGTAGATTCCCAATCTACTCCCACTGATACACAGATTATGGAACCTTTTCCATCAACCATTATCAACAACGAGGCTTTAGAAACTTCAGTTGTTGGTCCCTTAACCCCGCCACCTATCCATTGTGCATTTGAGAGTCCTTCTCGTTTTACAGTGCTAGGAGATGTGGATGAAGTTGAAACTGAGCCTTCAAGCTCATTTAACTTGACAAGAGGTGGGAGGGAATCAAAGCCTCCTATCAAATACCAAAGTTTGGAGTGGAAGACAGTTCGAGGGAGAGGTAAGCATGGTCGCCGCGGGCGAGGCTCCTCTCATTAG
- the LOC106309139 gene encoding caffeoylshikimate esterase-like: protein MVKYGEDYVLNSRGMKLFTCSWRPEEQQEPKAMIFLCHGYGMESSITMNSTAIRLVNAGFVVYGIDYEGHGKSGGLNGYIQNFDHLVDDVSSHFSSICDKEENKGKMRFLMGESMGGAVVLLLARKKPEFWDGAVLVAPMCKLAEEIKPHPMVIKFLTKLTRVIPTWKIVPSNDIIDVAFKESHIRKQVRENEYCYKGRPRLKTAHQLLTTSLDLEKNLHQVAMPFIVLHGEDDKVTDKDVSKLLYEVSSSSDKTFKLYPNMWHGLLYGESPQNLEIVFGDIIGWLNERASVTNQRIETELKHA, encoded by the exons ATGGTTAAGTACGGAGAG GATTATGTGTTGAATTCACGAGGGATGAAGCTCTTCACGTGTTCATGGAGACCAGAAGAGCAGCAAGAACCAAAGGCAATGATCTTTTTATGCCACGGCTACGGAATGGAATCAAGCATCACCATGAATA GCACGGCAATAAGGTTGGTGAACGCAGGGTTTGTGGTCTACGGAATAGACTATGAAGGTCACGGTAAATCCGGGGGATTAAATGGTTACATACAAAACTTTGATCATCTTGTTGATGACGTCTCTTCTCACTTCTCTTCAATTTGTG ATAAGGAAGAGAATAAAGGAAAGATGAGGTTCCTGATGGGAGAATCCATGGGAGGGGCGGTCGTGTTACTATTAGCAAGAAAGAAGCCTGAGTTTTGGGACGGCGCCGTTCTAGTCGCTCCCATGTGTAAG CTAGCAGAAGAGATAAAGCCACATCCTATGGTGATCAAGTTTCTCACAAAGCTAACTCGGGTTATTCCAACTTGGAAGATAGTTCCTAGCAACGATATAATTGACGTCGCATTTAAAGAATCCCACATCAGAAAACAG GTTAGGGAAAATGAGTATTGCTACAAGGGCCGGCCTCGCTTGAAAACTGCTCATCAACTCTTAACAACTAGCTTGGATCTTGAGAAGAATCTTCATCAG GTAGCGATGCCATTTATTGTCCTTCACGGAGAAGATGATAAAGTTACAGACAAAGACGTAAGCAAGCTACTATACGAGGTGTCATCCAGTTCCGACAAGACTTTCAAGTTATACCCGAATATGTGGCATGGGCTTTTGTACGGTGAGTCTCCTCAGAATTTGGAGATTGTGTTTGGTGATATCATTGGATGGTTAAACGAGAGAGCTTCGGTTACTAACCAAAGGATAGAGACTGAGTTAAAGCATGCATAA
- the LOC106309140 gene encoding uncharacterized protein LOC106309140, which yields MEIGNGRHISFWYDKWSDKGIIAEVLGDRGMIGLGIRKEATLAEAALRFRRKRKHRLEVLNELERSLDTVRSLICNESEDISTWRGKMGYKPNFSTRETWDKLREVNEKQMWAKGVWFSMATPKFAFIVWLAMTNRLSTMDRIAKWSQGVDNVCVLCHTEAETRDHLFFKCSYSDQLWRYLVGGILGSSYTDSWTEIVQKTSGSTLDKKSLFC from the coding sequence ATGGAGATTGGAAATGGAAGACACATCTCGTTTTGGTACGATAAGTGGTCTGATAAGGGTATTATAGCGGAGGTTTTGGGTGATAGAGGGATGATTGGTTTGGGAATAAGGAAAGAAGCTACGCTAGCAGAGGCTGCGTTGAGGTTCAGACGTAAAAGGAAGCACCGGCTAGAAGTTCTAAATGAGTTGGAGAGGAGTTTAGACACTGTGAGAAGTTTGATCTGTAATGAAAGTGAAGACATAAGTACATGGAGAGGTAAAATGGGTTACAAACCAAACTTTTCAACTCGTGAGACTTGGGACAAATTACGAGAGGTAAATGAGAAGCAGATGTGGGCTAAAGGGGTTTGGTTCTCTATGGCGACTCCGAAATTTGCATTCATAGTCTGGTTGGCAATGACGAACAGATTATCTACTATGGATAGAATTGCCAAATGGAGCCAAGGAGTAGACAATGTGTGTGTGCTCTGTCATACTGAAGCAGAAACCCGAGATCATTTATTTTTCAAATGCTCCTATTCTGACCAGTTATGGAGGTATCTAGTTGGTGGGATTCTTGGCAGTTCTTATACGGATAGTTGGACTGAGATAGTGCAGAAGACGTCGGGTAGTACACTGGATAAGAAGAGTTTATTTTGCTAG
- the LOC106310130 gene encoding uncharacterized protein LOC106310130: MAGSSSASYIHMVQHMIEKCLIFHMSKEECVEALSKHANITPVITSTVWKELEKENKEFFKAYEERQSKQEQMSEEETNQMIQKIISDSPKESDD, encoded by the exons ATGGCTGGTTCTTCTTCTGCTTCTTACATTCACATG GTGCAGCACATGATTGAAAAATGTTTGATCTTCCACATGAGCAAAGAAGAGTGTGTGGAAGCTCTCTCGAAGCATGCAAACATCACTCCTGTCATCACCTCTACTG TTTGGAAGGAGCTGGAGAAAGAGAACAAGGAATTCTTCAAGGCGTATGAGGAGAGGCAAAGCAAACAAGAGCAAATGTCGGAGGAAGAGACAAACCAGATGATCCAGAAGATAATCTCGGATTCACCTAAAGAATCCGACGACTGA